One window from the genome of Pyxicephalus adspersus chromosome 6, UCB_Pads_2.0, whole genome shotgun sequence encodes:
- the LOC140332824 gene encoding E3 ubiquitin/ISG15 ligase TRIM25-like has translation MAKSLEEMVEELTCSICLSLFSTPVTIPCGHNFCSQCLELTWKDSYTCPQCRCSFPSKPELRKNTLLSNLVNLAQNAQGEEGTIDQEEQEGITDEEPEEVEEERVREEMVLCDSCRKNPASKTCLTCMASFCQDHLLPHLESPAFSDHQLCQPLGDLKQRKCMDHNKLMDHYCWDHSKIMCCYCALNHKPCKTYTLQDGKKNKELQYTKLLQSLNQKIDKAINIAEEIQMEQRKITETTRRKKELLDAEYEEIKTLIDEERRKSMAKIEEEEKKLNNKFNFTRNVLSKKKKEFEFMRNKTQSLLQEQDDLQFLKRATKLRDTTSKEPYKPRIEFDEKLLQHIYKNTISLKETIKSKLSNAAETTESRKMSELEFTPEQVGLTKLKPPNSSKKSSENIPEKPHKKKKAKPFGSTPPTNPGAPPPEGKPRKTPYPPTTLDTRDQLLKYAAILSVDAMTAHKKIALYERFTKIAVSDTPINYQDGPQRFVSCSQVLGAQGFSAGIHYWELEKEGGNFSGFGVAYKSIARFGAESRLGRNKVSWCIEWCNGKLQSWHDDKQTDLTTPTTNKYGVLLNIDEGYIAFYCIGKKCSQIYKFKARFTEPLYPAFWMFTSKTVFTLCQSYQLEP, from the exons ATGGCAAAGTCCCTGGAGGAGATGGTGGAAGAACTGACCTGCTCCATCTGTCTTTCACTCTTCTCTACCCCGGTCACTATACCTTGTGGCCACAACTTTTGCTCCCAGTGCCTGGAGCTCACCTGGAAGGACTCGTATACCTGTCCTCAATGCAGGTGCTCCTTCCCCAGCAAGCCAGAATTGAGGAAGAACACCTTGCTTAGTAATCTGGTGAACCTGGCTCAGAATGCCCAGGGGGAAGAGGGCACTATTGATCAGGAAGAGCAAGAGGGCATAACCGATGAAGAGCCTGAGGAAGTGGAGGAAGAGAGAGTCCGAGAGGAAATGGTGCTGTGTGACAGCTGTAGGAAGAACCCTGCTTCTAAAACCTGCCTGACCTGCATGGCTTCCTTCTGCCAGGACCATCTTTTACCCCACTTGGAGAGCCCGGCCTTCAGCGACCACCAGCTTTGCCAGCCACTTGGTGACCTGAAGCAAAGGAAATGCATGGATCACAATAAGCTAATGGATCACTACTGCTGGGATCACAGCAAAATCATGTGCTGCTACTGTGCACTAAATCACAAACCTTGCAAGACCTACACCCTGCAGGATGGCAAGAAGAATAAAGAG CTTCAATACACAAAACTGCTGCAATCTTTGAACCAGAAGATAGATAAAGCCATCAACATTGCAGAGGAAATACAAATGGAGCAGCGCAAAATAACG GAAACTACCAGAAGGAAGAAGGAACTGTTGGATGCCGAGTATGAGGAAATAAAGACCTTGATTGATGAAGAGAGGAGGAAATCCATGGCTAAAAttgaggaggaagaaaaaaaacttaacaacAAGTTTAACTTCACCAGGAATGTcctgagcaagaaaaaaaaggagtttgaGTTTATGAGGAACAAAACCCAATCTCTCCTCCAGGAGCAAGATGACCTTCAGTTCCTAAAG agagCCACCAAATTGAGAGACACAACTTCCAAAGAGCCGTATAAGCCAAGGATTGAGTTTGATGAGAAGCTGCTACAGCATATATATAAGAACACCATTTCTCTCAAAGAGACCATCAAATCCAAGCTGAGCAATGCAG CAGAAACAACAGAATCAAGGAAGATGTCAGAGCTGGAGTTCACACCAGAGCAAG TGGGTTTAACTAAACTGAAGCCTCCAAATTCCTCAAAAAAGTCCAGCGAGAACATTCCTGAGAAGCCACACAAGAAAA AGAAAGCAAAACCTTTTGGCAGTACCCCACCAACCAATCCAGGAGCACCTCCACCTGAAG ggaAGCCACGCAAAACTCCTTACCCTCCCACTACATTGGACACCAGGGACCAGCTCCTGAAAT ATGCAGCAATATTATCAGTGGATGCCATGACTGCACACAAAAAGATCGCTTTGTATGAAAGATTTACCAAGATAGCGGTCAGTGACACCCCAATAAACTACCAGGATGGTCCACAAAGGTTTGTCAGCTGCTCTCAGGTGCTGGGTGCCCAGGGATTTTCTGCTGGCATTCATTACTGGGAGCTGGAGAAGGAGGGAGGAAACTTCAGTGGCTTTGGGGTGGCCTACAAGAGCATTGCACGCTTTGGTGCGGAGAGCCGCCTTGGTCGGAATAAAGTGTCCTGGTGCATTGAGTGGTGTAATGGCAAGCTACAGTCCTGGCATGATGACAAGCAGACCGACCTCACCACCCCCACTACTAACAAATATGGGGTGCTGCTGAACATTGATGAGGGCTATATAGCTTTCTACTGCATTGGGAAAAAATGTAGTCAGATTTACAAATTTAAGGCTCGCTTTACAGAACCCCTCTACCCCGCTTTCTGGATGTTCACCAGTAAAACCGTATTCACTCTTTGTCAGTCCTACCAGCTAGAGCCGTGA